Proteins encoded by one window of Sphingomonas ginkgonis:
- a CDS encoding DUF2062 domain-containing protein translates to MSVLAAGTKFVRRHLPRRETIHQYRLLRPFARHLSHPALWRLNRRSVPRGVAIGLGIGIIIPFMHTVVAALIALPARANIAVAAAFTLLVNPLTIPPLYYAAYRVGRWELHTDVIVDPAQVDRLGSELSRFLFWLHAASGPIALGILTISLGAALFGYAGSKLVYRQLVRRRWRERRLSRRGPFVDA, encoded by the coding sequence GTGAGCGTGCTCGCGGCCGGCACCAAGTTCGTCCGCCGCCATCTCCCGCGCCGGGAGACGATCCACCAGTATCGGCTGCTTCGGCCCTTCGCGCGACACCTGTCGCACCCCGCGCTGTGGCGGCTCAACCGCCGCTCGGTTCCCCGCGGCGTGGCGATCGGGCTGGGGATCGGGATCATCATCCCGTTCATGCACACGGTCGTCGCGGCGCTGATCGCCCTGCCGGCCCGGGCCAACATCGCGGTGGCGGCCGCCTTCACGCTGTTGGTCAACCCGTTGACCATCCCGCCGCTCTATTACGCCGCCTACCGGGTCGGCCGGTGGGAGCTTCATACCGACGTCATCGTCGATCCTGCGCAGGTCGACCGGCTCGGCAGCGAGCTCAGCCGTTTCCTCTTCTGGCTGCATGCCGCGTCCGGGCCGATCGCGCTCGGCATCCTGACCATCTCGCTGGGAGCGGCGCTGTTCGGCTATGCCGGAAGCAAGCTGGTGTACCGGCAGCTGGTGCGTCGCCGCTGGCGCGAGCGGAGGCTGTCCCGGCGCGGGCCGTTCGTCGACGCATGA
- a CDS encoding M13 family metallopeptidase gives MKSLSMLLATTALLVGCASQSERPMAMAPAAMPAEAAAPAPMPAAAPKPQYGSFGVDTAGMDRAVQAGDNFYQFANGTWARTTQIPADKSNYGMFTVLDDLSRDRTRQIIEEQAKDPNSRIGAAYQSYMDAAAVETKGLAPFNPWLNQIRGLKSRAQLPDLYAAAAQLQIGTPFASFVGQDDKQPDQYILSFAQSGLGMPDRDYYLSKDPKLAETKARYLQHLTTMLTLAGEQNAAARARAVLAFEDQIAAASWTKIDSRDATKTYNKYKLSQLKTLAPGFDFGRLIEKSGAQGVDNLIVAQPTAVTKISRLVGAAPLGVLRDQLLVRSLDAYSAYLPASFDNENFAFYGTTLSGTPQQEVRWKRAVNFTTGALGDDVSKLYVARYFPPETKAAADQLVKNVIAAMDRRIDKLDWMSAGTKVKAHAKLAAFTPKIGYPSQWRDMSGLQIDRADLLGNAMRSNRFDYDYNVAKLGKAIYKWEWGMTPMTINAYANFGMVEIVFPAAILQPPFFDPNADPAVNYGGIGAVIGHELSHHFDDQGAKYDLSGRLTDWWTPADVAAFKSRLDKLGAQYDAYEPLPGMHVQGKLTMGENVADLAGLTVAHDAYLASLNGAAPPVIDGTTADQRFYLGWAQVWRRNYREANLRQRLLTDPHSPSEQRGNIVRNMDPWYSAFDVKAGQKLYLSPTDRVRIW, from the coding sequence ATGAAATCCCTTTCGATGTTGCTTGCCACCACCGCGCTGCTCGTCGGCTGCGCCAGTCAGTCCGAACGGCCGATGGCCATGGCTCCCGCTGCGATGCCGGCCGAAGCGGCGGCACCGGCGCCCATGCCCGCCGCCGCGCCCAAGCCACAGTATGGCAGCTTCGGGGTCGACACGGCCGGAATGGACCGGGCCGTGCAGGCCGGCGACAACTTCTACCAGTTCGCGAACGGCACCTGGGCACGGACGACCCAAATCCCGGCGGACAAGTCGAACTACGGCATGTTCACAGTGCTCGACGACCTGTCGCGCGACCGCACCCGCCAGATCATCGAGGAACAGGCGAAGGACCCGAACAGCCGCATCGGCGCCGCGTACCAGAGCTACATGGACGCCGCCGCAGTCGAGACCAAGGGACTCGCCCCGTTCAATCCCTGGCTGAACCAGATTCGCGGGCTGAAGTCGCGGGCGCAGTTGCCCGACCTCTACGCCGCCGCGGCGCAGCTGCAGATCGGGACCCCGTTCGCCAGCTTCGTCGGCCAGGACGACAAGCAGCCCGACCAGTATATCCTGTCATTCGCCCAGTCCGGGCTCGGGATGCCGGACCGCGACTATTACCTGTCCAAGGATCCCAAGCTCGCCGAGACCAAGGCGCGCTATCTGCAGCATCTGACCACCATGCTGACGCTGGCGGGCGAGCAGAACGCCGCAGCGCGCGCCCGGGCGGTGCTGGCGTTCGAGGACCAGATCGCCGCGGCGAGCTGGACCAAGATCGACAGCCGCGACGCGACCAAGACCTACAACAAGTACAAGCTGTCGCAGCTGAAGACGCTCGCTCCCGGCTTCGACTTTGGGCGCCTGATCGAGAAGAGCGGTGCGCAGGGCGTCGACAATCTGATCGTGGCCCAGCCGACCGCGGTGACCAAGATCTCGCGGCTGGTCGGCGCGGCGCCGCTCGGCGTGCTGCGGGACCAGCTGCTTGTCCGCTCGCTCGATGCCTATTCGGCCTACCTTCCGGCCTCCTTCGACAACGAGAATTTCGCCTTCTATGGCACGACTTTGTCGGGCACGCCGCAGCAGGAGGTGCGGTGGAAGCGGGCGGTGAATTTCACCACCGGCGCGCTCGGCGACGATGTTTCGAAGCTCTACGTCGCGCGCTACTTTCCGCCGGAGACGAAGGCGGCCGCCGACCAGCTGGTCAAGAACGTCATCGCCGCAATGGACCGGCGGATCGACAAGCTCGACTGGATGAGCGCCGGGACCAAGGTGAAGGCGCACGCCAAGCTCGCCGCCTTCACCCCCAAGATCGGCTATCCGAGTCAGTGGCGCGACATGAGCGGGCTGCAGATCGACCGGGCGGACCTGCTCGGCAACGCGATGCGCTCCAACCGCTTCGACTATGACTACAACGTCGCGAAGCTCGGCAAGGCGATCTACAAGTGGGAATGGGGCATGACCCCGATGACGATCAACGCCTATGCCAATTTCGGCATGGTCGAGATCGTCTTCCCGGCCGCCATCCTGCAGCCGCCGTTCTTCGATCCGAACGCGGATCCGGCGGTGAACTATGGCGGGATCGGCGCGGTGATCGGACACGAGCTCAGCCACCACTTTGACGACCAGGGCGCCAAGTACGACCTCAGCGGCCGGCTGACCGACTGGTGGACGCCGGCGGACGTGGCCGCGTTCAAGAGCCGGCTCGACAAGCTGGGCGCGCAGTACGACGCCTACGAGCCGCTGCCGGGCATGCACGTCCAGGGCAAGCTGACGATGGGCGAGAATGTCGCCGACCTGGCCGGCCTGACCGTCGCGCATGACGCCTATCTCGCCTCGCTGAACGGCGCCGCGCCGCCGGTGATCGACGGGACGACCGCGGACCAGCGCTTTTATCTCGGCTGGGCGCAGGTGTGGCGGCGCAACTATCGCGAGGCGAACCTGCGCCAGCGGCTGCTGACCGATCCGCACAGCCCGAGCGAGCAGCGCGGCAACATCGTGCGCAACATGGATCCTTGGTACTCGGCGTTCGACGTCAAGGCGGGGCAGAAGCTGTATCTCTCCCCGACCGACCGGGTTCGGATCTGGTAA
- a CDS encoding response regulator — MLHAELAAIDAEPLDHGGPWLFPSIAGAGLASLALIAWVVGSPLVAGVLAVAALGAMAGLWVLAQRSAVPPIVAEPLSGGPSADFALVGAALSMVGDPAAITDGMGTLLSANGPWRERFGPTPPRGIGRDDHAREGIELARTLAWRDGSGCAANIDTASGSIAVETERVGVNGDQLIWRVPTRPSLDPMSRAVSQISGTLGEQLASAGVMAALADDQGKLRAANAPFSVRCKPADGANLEELLVPLEGGSVRLANEGDGGQNLHAIHVPLDPSGEGRAGTFLLFPAPEAANVASTGNVQALLDVLPIGLALVNRDGRFITMNKAFQVAGGIGERPPSFPGDLVVKEDKAAVADAVRRNARGPAMSGDLAVRLNHLPGEPVALTIAGLRGLGEAVVLLLLKDNSEEAKLKRQIAQATKMQAVGQLAGGVAHDFNNILTAIIGHCDLMLMRHTPGDSDYDDIQQIKSNSNRAAGLTRQLLAFSRQQTLRPQVLQLPDVVSEVSHLLKRLLGETVVLNVKHGRDLGSVRADPGQLEQVIVNLAVNARDAMAGTGGGTLTIQTYPVRADQVAELGSEILPIADYSALSISDTGCGIPPNVLGKVFEPFFTTKEVGKGTGLGLSTVYGIVKQSGGFIFAESKVGEGTSFVIYLPVHREEKSSRREAPVEKVKQEELWGTGTVLLVEDEPMVRTVAERALTRQGYRVVTANNGEEALEILDKGDEFALLISDVVMPAMDGPTMVREARKSRPDLKVLFMSGYAEEQLRKSIDIANVAFLPKPFSVQELAEAARRTLAAK, encoded by the coding sequence ATGCTTCACGCCGAGCTCGCCGCGATCGATGCGGAGCCGCTTGATCACGGCGGGCCTTGGCTCTTCCCCTCGATCGCCGGGGCGGGGCTTGCCAGCCTTGCGCTGATCGCCTGGGTGGTCGGATCGCCGCTGGTCGCGGGCGTGCTGGCGGTTGCTGCGCTGGGCGCGATGGCCGGGCTGTGGGTTCTTGCGCAGCGATCGGCCGTGCCTCCGATCGTCGCCGAGCCGCTGAGCGGAGGCCCGTCCGCGGACTTCGCACTGGTGGGCGCCGCCTTGTCGATGGTGGGCGATCCGGCGGCGATCACCGACGGAATGGGCACGCTGCTTTCCGCCAACGGCCCGTGGCGGGAGCGCTTCGGGCCGACGCCGCCGCGCGGCATCGGGCGCGACGATCATGCGCGCGAGGGGATCGAGCTGGCGCGCACGCTGGCGTGGCGGGACGGCTCCGGCTGCGCGGCGAACATCGATACGGCCTCGGGGTCGATCGCGGTCGAGACCGAGCGGGTCGGGGTCAACGGCGACCAGCTGATCTGGCGGGTCCCGACCCGTCCTTCGCTGGACCCGATGTCGCGAGCGGTGTCGCAGATCTCGGGCACGCTTGGCGAGCAGCTCGCCTCCGCCGGGGTGATGGCGGCGCTGGCGGACGACCAGGGCAAGCTGCGAGCGGCCAATGCGCCATTCTCCGTGCGCTGCAAGCCGGCGGACGGCGCCAACCTCGAGGAACTGCTGGTCCCGCTCGAGGGTGGGTCGGTGCGTCTCGCGAACGAGGGAGACGGCGGGCAGAACCTCCACGCCATCCATGTTCCGCTCGATCCCAGCGGGGAGGGCCGGGCCGGGACCTTCCTGCTGTTCCCGGCCCCGGAGGCCGCTAACGTCGCCAGCACCGGCAATGTGCAGGCCCTGCTCGACGTCCTGCCGATCGGCCTTGCGCTGGTGAACCGCGACGGTCGGTTCATCACCATGAACAAGGCGTTCCAGGTAGCCGGCGGGATCGGCGAGCGGCCGCCGAGCTTTCCCGGCGATCTGGTGGTGAAGGAAGACAAGGCGGCGGTCGCGGACGCGGTGCGCCGCAACGCCCGCGGGCCGGCCATGTCGGGCGATCTGGCGGTCCGGCTGAACCATCTGCCGGGAGAACCGGTCGCGCTGACGATCGCCGGGCTGCGCGGGCTCGGCGAGGCGGTGGTCCTGCTGCTGCTCAAGGACAATAGCGAGGAGGCCAAGCTCAAGCGCCAGATCGCGCAGGCGACCAAGATGCAGGCGGTCGGACAGCTCGCCGGCGGCGTCGCGCACGACTTCAACAACATCCTGACCGCGATTATCGGCCATTGCGACCTGATGCTGATGCGCCACACGCCCGGCGACAGCGACTATGACGACATCCAGCAGATCAAGTCGAACTCCAACCGCGCGGCGGGGCTGACCCGCCAGCTGCTCGCCTTCTCGCGCCAGCAGACGCTGCGGCCGCAGGTGCTGCAGCTGCCTGACGTGGTCAGCGAAGTATCGCACCTCCTCAAGCGACTGCTCGGCGAGACGGTGGTGCTGAACGTCAAGCATGGACGGGACCTCGGCTCCGTCCGGGCCGACCCGGGCCAGCTCGAGCAGGTGATCGTCAACCTCGCGGTAAACGCCCGGGACGCGATGGCGGGAACGGGCGGCGGCACGCTGACCATCCAGACCTATCCGGTGCGCGCCGACCAGGTGGCCGAACTGGGCTCCGAGATCCTGCCGATCGCCGACTATTCGGCGCTCAGTATATCCGACACCGGCTGCGGAATCCCGCCCAACGTGCTCGGCAAGGTATTCGAGCCGTTCTTCACCACCAAGGAAGTGGGCAAGGGCACCGGGCTCGGGCTCTCGACCGTCTACGGCATCGTCAAGCAGTCGGGCGGCTTCATCTTCGCCGAGAGCAAGGTCGGGGAGGGGACGAGCTTCGTCATCTACCTGCCTGTTCACCGCGAGGAGAAGAGCAGCCGTCGCGAGGCGCCGGTCGAGAAGGTCAAGCAGGAAGAGCTGTGGGGCACCGGCACTGTCCTGCTGGTGGAGGACGAGCCGATGGTCCGCACGGTCGCCGAGCGCGCGCTGACCCGCCAGGGCTACCGCGTGGTCACCGCCAACAATGGCGAGGAAGCGCTCGAGATCCTCGACAAGGGTGACGAATTCGCGCTGCTCATCAGCGATGTCGTGATGCCGGCGATGGATGGGCCGACGATGGTGCGCGAGGCGCGCAAGAGCCGTCCCGACCTCAAGGTGCTCTTCATGTCGGGCTATGCCGAAGAGCAGCTCCGCAAGTCAATCGACATCGCCAATGTCGCCTTCCTGCCCAAGCCTTTCTCGGTGCAGGAACTGGCCGAGGCGGCGCGGCGCACGCTGGCTGCTAAGTAG
- a CDS encoding response regulator, which translates to MTDIRSILIVEDEPLIAMMLEDFLDSLGHRVVGICDTVKDALGHVEKGGFDCAVLDVNLKGENVWPVAKAMREKELPFVIASGGHVEPPPAEFAQVPMIEKPYTIDRVTPAIEKAIAG; encoded by the coding sequence GTGACCGACATCCGTTCCATCCTGATCGTCGAAGACGAACCCCTGATCGCCATGATGCTCGAGGATTTCCTCGACAGCCTCGGCCACCGGGTCGTGGGCATCTGCGACACCGTCAAGGACGCGCTCGGGCATGTCGAGAAGGGCGGCTTCGACTGCGCCGTGCTCGACGTCAACCTCAAGGGCGAGAATGTCTGGCCCGTCGCCAAGGCGATGCGCGAGAAGGAGCTTCCGTTCGTGATCGCGAGCGGCGGCCATGTCGAACCGCCGCCGGCCGAGTTCGCGCAGGTGCCGATGATCGAGAAGCCCTACACGATCGACCGGGTCACGCCGGCGATTGAGAAGGCCATCGCCGGCTAG
- the tyrS gene encoding tyrosine--tRNA ligase — protein sequence MSYASSLLRLLDERGYIHQLTDAAALDTLAQREVVTGYIGFDATAPSLHVGSLVQIMILRRLQQAGHRPIVLMGGGTTKVGDPSGKDEGRQLLTAEQINANIASIRRVFERFLTFGDGPTDAILLDNADWLDRLEYVPFLRDVGRHFTINRMLTFDSVRLRLEREQPLTFLEFNYMILQAYDFLELSRRAGCRLQLGGSDQWGNIVNGIELGRRIDGAELYGVTTPLITTATGAKMGKTAAGAVWLNAEQLSAWDYWQFWRNCDDADVGRFLRLFTDVPLAEIERLEALPGAGINQAKIVLATETTALLHGREEAARAEATAAATFADGGAGADLPSLATGGTVTLLAALTGLGFCASNGEAKRKVAEGAVRLNDSPVADPALVVEVGAEPVKISLGKKRHGLLKR from the coding sequence ATGTCCTACGCTTCCTCCCTCCTCCGCCTGCTCGACGAGCGCGGCTACATCCACCAGCTCACCGACGCGGCGGCGCTGGACACGCTCGCCCAGCGCGAGGTGGTGACGGGCTACATCGGCTTCGACGCCACCGCGCCCTCGCTCCACGTCGGCAGCCTGGTGCAGATCATGATCCTCCGCCGGCTGCAGCAGGCCGGGCACCGGCCGATCGTGCTGATGGGCGGCGGGACGACCAAGGTGGGGGATCCGTCGGGCAAGGACGAGGGGCGGCAGCTGCTGACGGCCGAGCAGATCAACGCCAACATTGCCTCGATCCGCCGGGTGTTCGAGCGCTTCCTCACCTTCGGCGACGGACCCACCGACGCCATCCTGCTCGACAATGCCGACTGGCTCGACCGGCTCGAATATGTCCCGTTCCTGCGTGACGTCGGGCGGCATTTCACGATCAACCGGATGCTGACCTTCGACAGCGTCCGCCTGCGGCTGGAACGCGAGCAGCCGCTCACCTTCCTCGAATTCAATTACATGATCCTCCAGGCCTACGACTTCCTCGAGCTGTCGCGCCGCGCCGGCTGCCGGCTGCAGCTCGGCGGGTCGGACCAGTGGGGCAACATCGTCAACGGGATCGAGCTCGGCCGGCGGATCGACGGAGCCGAGCTTTACGGCGTGACCACCCCGCTGATCACCACCGCGACCGGCGCGAAGATGGGCAAGACCGCCGCAGGCGCGGTCTGGCTCAACGCGGAGCAGCTCAGCGCATGGGACTATTGGCAGTTCTGGCGCAACTGCGACGACGCCGACGTCGGCCGCTTCCTCCGCCTCTTCACCGACGTTCCGCTGGCCGAGATCGAGCGGCTGGAGGCGCTCCCGGGCGCCGGGATCAACCAGGCCAAGATCGTCCTGGCGACAGAAACGACGGCGCTCCTCCACGGCCGCGAAGAGGCGGCGCGGGCCGAAGCGACGGCGGCGGCCACTTTCGCGGACGGCGGCGCCGGTGCCGACCTCCCCTCGCTGGCAACAGGCGGCACCGTCACGCTGCTCGCGGCACTGACCGGGCTCGGCTTCTGCGCCTCGAACGGCGAGGCCAAGCGCAAGGTCGCCGAGGGCGCGGTGCGCCTCAACGACAGCCCGGTCGCGGACCCTGCATTGGTGGTGGAGGTCGGCGCCGAGCCGGTGAAGATCAGCCTCGGCAAGAAGCGCCACGGGCTGCTGAAGCGCTAG
- a CDS encoding DOMON-like domain-containing protein, whose protein sequence is MRLELHSHPATPPAQPFAVWANAEASAAFGESATLNLWFGVGAPADRFRIAAPSDDPQRRDGLWRTTCFEAFLRDEAGAAYREWNFAPSGDWAAYDFSARREGMAQAAVASAPYLRVEDNLTWWGLGATIAIPSERRFALGLTAVIEEADGTISYWALAHGGEKPDFHDPACFVARLP, encoded by the coding sequence ATGCGGCTCGAGCTTCATTCTCACCCGGCGACCCCGCCCGCACAACCGTTCGCCGTCTGGGCCAATGCCGAGGCTTCCGCCGCGTTCGGGGAGAGCGCCACGCTCAACCTCTGGTTCGGAGTGGGAGCGCCGGCCGACCGCTTCCGCATCGCCGCGCCGTCCGACGACCCGCAGCGGCGCGACGGGCTGTGGCGGACGACCTGTTTCGAGGCGTTCCTGCGCGACGAGGCGGGCGCGGCCTACCGCGAGTGGAACTTCGCCCCGTCGGGCGACTGGGCTGCCTACGACTTCAGCGCGCGGCGGGAAGGCATGGCCCAGGCGGCGGTGGCGAGCGCGCCCTATCTGCGGGTCGAGGACAATCTGACCTGGTGGGGGCTCGGCGCGACGATCGCGATCCCGAGCGAGCGGAGGTTTGCGCTGGGGCTGACCGCGGTCATTGAGGAGGCGGACGGCACCATCTCCTACTGGGCGCTGGCGCATGGCGGCGAGAAGCCCGATTTCCACGACCCGGCTTGCTTCGTCGCCCGCCTTCCGTAG
- a CDS encoding exo-beta-N-acetylmuramidase NamZ domain-containing protein: MTLFGIDRLLADPQLRKPLEGRRVALLAHPASVTADLTHSIDALLAAGVNVTAAFGPQHGLKGDKQDNMMETADEVDPRFGIPVFSLYGEVRRPSGQSMSTFDVVLVDLQDLGCRIYTFVTTLLYMLEAAAEHGKSVWVLDRPNPAGRPVEGTTLLPGWESFVGAGPMVMRHGLTMGEMGRWFVRHFNLDVDYQVIEMEGWRPNEGPGFGWPEERVWINPSPNAANLNMARAYAGTVMLEGTTLSEGRGTTRPLELFGAPDIDAHAVLETMRGVAPDWLEGCAIREIHFEPTFHKHVHQLCSGLHLHAEQRFYDHFSFRPWRLQALAFKAIRAIQPDYPLWRDFPYEYVFDKLAIDVINGGPALREWVDDASAEPGDLERIATADEVAWREEIAPLLLYR, translated from the coding sequence ATGACCCTGTTCGGTATCGACCGGCTGCTCGCCGATCCCCAGCTTCGCAAACCCCTGGAAGGCCGGCGCGTCGCGCTGCTTGCGCATCCCGCCTCGGTCACGGCCGACCTGACCCACAGCATCGATGCGCTGCTCGCCGCGGGCGTGAACGTCACCGCGGCTTTCGGGCCGCAGCACGGGCTGAAGGGCGACAAGCAGGACAATATGATGGAGACGGCGGACGAGGTGGATCCCCGCTTCGGGATCCCCGTCTTCAGCCTCTACGGCGAGGTCCGGCGCCCGTCCGGCCAGTCGATGTCGACCTTCGACGTGGTGCTGGTCGACCTGCAGGACCTCGGCTGCCGCATCTACACCTTCGTCACGACGCTCCTCTACATGCTCGAGGCGGCGGCCGAGCATGGCAAGTCAGTGTGGGTGCTCGACCGGCCCAACCCGGCCGGACGGCCCGTCGAGGGCACGACGCTGCTGCCCGGCTGGGAAAGCTTCGTCGGGGCGGGGCCGATGGTCATGCGTCACGGCCTCACCATGGGTGAGATGGGCCGCTGGTTCGTTCGTCATTTCAACCTCGACGTCGACTACCAAGTCATCGAGATGGAAGGCTGGCGCCCCAACGAGGGTCCCGGCTTCGGCTGGCCCGAGGAGCGGGTGTGGATCAATCCTAGTCCGAATGCCGCCAACCTCAACATGGCGCGGGCCTATGCCGGCACGGTGATGCTCGAGGGCACGACGCTGAGCGAGGGCAGGGGCACGACCCGCCCGCTGGAGCTGTTCGGTGCGCCCGACATCGATGCCCACGCGGTGCTCGAGACCATGCGAGGGGTGGCGCCCGACTGGCTAGAAGGGTGCGCGATCCGCGAGATCCACTTCGAGCCGACGTTCCACAAGCATGTCCACCAGCTTTGCAGCGGGCTGCACTTGCACGCCGAGCAGCGCTTCTACGACCATTTCAGCTTTCGCCCGTGGCGGCTGCAGGCGCTCGCGTTCAAGGCGATCCGGGCGATCCAGCCCGACTACCCGCTGTGGCGCGACTTCCCGTATGAATATGTCTTCGACAAACTGGCGATCGACGTGATCAACGGCGGTCCCGCGCTGCGCGAATGGGTCGACGACGCGAGCGCCGAGCCGGGCGATCTCGAGCGGATCGCCACGGCGGACGAGGTCGCCTGGCGCGAGGAAATCGCGCCGCTGCTGCTCTACCGCTAG
- a CDS encoding DEAD/DEAH box helicase produces the protein MPHQQLNSALAAALDARGYDALTEVQQAASDPAAAGRDLIVSARTGSGKTVAFGLAMATDLLAEPLPAFVQAPLALVIAPTRELALQVRSELDWLYKEAGARVISCVGGMDPMKERRALQAGAHIVVGTPGRLRDHLERGALDLSSLRVAVLDEADEMLDMGFREELEEILDATPETRRTLLFSATMPRPIVALAKRYTRDAHRIETLGERAGHADIAYQAVTVAPADLEHAVVNVLRFHEAETAILFCATREAVRRLHATLSERGFKAVSLSGEMSQSERNHALQALRDGRARVCVATDVAARGIDLPSVSLVIHVELPRDVEALQHRSGRTGRAGRKGTAVLLVPFRARRKVDALLRQAKIQAEWLQPPSADDIRARDRDRLFAALAVPPEADDDDREFARQLAEALTPEAMALALAQALKTDLPAAEDILPQGERQDGAKPAPREGFEGSRWFRINAGRRHNADPRWLLPVICRYGHLTRGDVGAIRIAANDSYFQVHERSTGTFLEALRRTRQAREEYGIVMEPAPPMDQNAGPRERRPAHGRG, from the coding sequence ATGCCCCACCAACAGCTTAACTCCGCGCTCGCCGCGGCGCTCGACGCGCGCGGCTACGATGCGCTGACCGAAGTCCAGCAGGCGGCTTCCGACCCCGCCGCCGCCGGCCGCGACTTGATCGTTTCCGCCCGCACCGGCTCGGGCAAGACCGTCGCCTTCGGGCTGGCCATGGCGACGGACCTGCTCGCCGAGCCGCTGCCGGCGTTCGTCCAGGCGCCGCTCGCGCTGGTGATCGCCCCGACCCGCGAGCTGGCGCTGCAGGTCCGCTCCGAGCTCGACTGGCTCTACAAGGAAGCCGGCGCTCGCGTGATCAGCTGCGTTGGCGGCATGGACCCGATGAAGGAGCGGCGTGCGCTGCAGGCCGGCGCGCACATCGTGGTCGGAACGCCGGGCCGCCTGCGCGACCACTTGGAACGCGGTGCGCTGGACCTGTCGAGCCTTCGGGTCGCGGTGCTCGACGAGGCGGACGAGATGCTCGACATGGGCTTTCGCGAGGAGCTGGAGGAAATCCTCGACGCGACTCCGGAAACCCGCCGGACCCTGCTCTTCTCGGCGACCATGCCGCGCCCGATCGTCGCGCTGGCCAAGCGCTACACCCGCGACGCGCATCGGATCGAGACGTTGGGGGAACGTGCCGGCCATGCCGACATCGCCTACCAGGCGGTGACCGTGGCCCCGGCGGACCTCGAGCATGCGGTGGTGAACGTCCTCCGCTTCCACGAAGCCGAGACCGCAATCCTGTTCTGCGCGACCCGCGAGGCGGTGCGGCGGCTCCACGCCACGCTGAGCGAGCGCGGGTTCAAGGCGGTGTCGCTGTCGGGCGAGATGAGCCAGTCGGAGCGCAACCATGCGCTGCAGGCGCTCCGCGACGGACGGGCGCGAGTGTGCGTCGCCACCGACGTGGCCGCGCGCGGGATCGATCTCCCGTCGGTCAGCCTCGTCATCCATGTCGAGCTGCCGCGCGACGTCGAGGCGCTGCAGCACCGCTCGGGCCGTACCGGCCGCGCAGGGCGCAAGGGTACGGCGGTCCTGCTCGTCCCGTTCCGTGCCCGGCGGAAGGTCGACGCACTGCTCCGCCAGGCGAAGATTCAGGCCGAGTGGCTGCAGCCGCCGAGCGCAGACGATATCCGCGCTCGCGACCGCGACCGGCTGTTCGCCGCATTGGCAGTTCCGCCGGAAGCGGACGATGACGACCGCGAGTTCGCCCGCCAGCTGGCGGAGGCGCTGACTCCCGAAGCCATGGCGCTCGCGCTGGCGCAGGCGCTCAAGACCGATCTGCCGGCGGCCGAGGACATCCTTCCGCAAGGCGAGCGACAGGACGGGGCCAAGCCTGCGCCGCGCGAGGGTTTCGAGGGCAGCCGCTGGTTCCGGATCAACGCCGGGCGGCGGCACAATGCCGACCCGCGCTGGCTGCTGCCGGTGATCTGCCGTTACGGACACCTCACCCGCGGCGACGTCGGCGCGATCCGGATCGCGGCCAACGACAGCTACTTCCAGGTTCACGAGCGCTCGACGGGCACCTTCCTCGAGGCGCTTCGGCGGACCCGCCAGGCGCGCGAGGAATATGGCATCGTGATGGAGCCGGCGCCGCCGATGGACCAGAACGCGGGACCGCGCGAGCGGCGCCCGGCGCACGGGCGGGGCTGA